The genomic stretch TCGTTCACGTCCATGCCGGAGCGCTCGAGCCGGCCGACGGCGTCGTATTCGTAGCGGGTGGGTGCGAGCAGGAGGGCGTTGGAGTCGCTCTTGGTTTCTTCGACGACGAGTCGGCCGACGGTGTCGTAGCCGGAGAGGACTTTGACGTGGCCGCCGTCCCATGTCGGGCGGCGTTGCTCGATGGTGCGGCCCAGCCAGTCGGTCCAGACGTTGGTCCAGCCGTCGCCGTTTTCGGTGACGGCGAGTCGCTGTTGGGTGCGCAGCCGGCCGTCGCTTTCGCCGGCGTAGGTGAAGTATTGCGGAGCGACGCCGCTGCCGGTGACGGACTTGGTGCGGCCGTCGAGGTGGGTCTCGGTCACGACGTCGGAGCCGTCCGGCCGGAGGACGCGGGTGCGCCGCATGCTGGAAAGGTAGTTGTAGGTCGTAGTCGTGGTGGCGGTCGTGACGGTCTCGCCGACGACGGCCGGAGTGGTGACGCTGGTGATGCGGCCGGCGAGGTCGTAGGCGGTGTCGGTGACGATGTCGCCGGTGCCGGGGTTGGGGTGGTTGAACTTGTTCGAGACCCAGCGCTTGATCACGCGCGAAGCGGCGTCGAAGCGCACGAAGTTGCGCCGTTCCGTTTCGTCCGGCTGGTCGACCACGGGCTGGCCTGCGACGTCCGAGACCAGTTCGGTGAACATGCGCCCGAGGGTGTCGTACTGACGGAAGACTTCGATGCCGGCGGCGTCCTTGCTCCAGGTCATGAGGTTGCCGTGGTCGTAGTCGGCGGAGAATGTTTCGAGCTCGTTGGATTCGATAGGTTCGTTGCCGGAGTCGGCTTTCGTCCAAACCGGGAAGGCACCGAGGTGGTGCTCGTAGGTGGTGAGTTCGCGCGAGACGGTCTGCCAACCGCCTCCTGCGAAGATCTTCTTCGTGACCAGGGCCTGCGCTCCGGTGGCGAGGAGGATCACTTCGGTCGCCACGGAGCGGCCGGGGACGAGATAGAAGCCGCTTCCGATCGTCTGACCTTCGTAGGAGCCGCAGGCGGTGTTGCCGCTGCTGCTGGAGGTTCCTTCGACGGTGGCTACCATCATCTCCGCGCCGTCGCCGTACGCGGCAAACGTGCGGGTCGTTTGGTTCAAGGTTCCGCGCACGTAAGCATAGGCGGTCATCGTCCCGTCGGGCCGCTGAACCGTGAGCGGTCGCCCGGCGAGATAACCCGCCAGTTGTTTTGCCGCCGCGATGCGAGCACTCACGTCTCCGAACGTCCATTTATACGGACTACCGATCCCTTCGTAGTAGGCGCGAAGCGCGGCGTGATGGTCGAGCGCGTCGGCGCGGAAGGTGCGGGTGACGGTGGTGAGTCGGTCGCCGGCACCGCCGGCCCAGTGGTCGTGGCGGGTGGTGATCACGACGGGCAGGCCGTTGACCGTGTCGGAGCCGTAGGCGAACTCGCTCTTGGCCGAGACGACGTTGTTGCGGCGCGTGACGATGGAGGCCGGCAGCGTTTCCTGACCGGTGAAGTCGGCCGTGTAGGTGAACTCGGTCACCTCGCCCGTCGTGGTGCTGGCCGAGGCCGGAGCAGCGGGAGCGTCGAGGAAGGGGCGGTAGATGCGCCGGATCTGGCCGCGCCGAGAGAGATCGTCCCAGTAGTCGTAACGCTCCCAGTTGCCGTCGGGCGCGACGCGGGACTTGATCCGCTTGTAATGACCCGCGGCCGAGGAGCTGGTGTGGTAGTCGAGCGTGGTGACGAGGGGATTGGTCCCGCTGTGCCCCACGGTCGTGCGGTAGAGCTCCGAGCCCCACGCGTAGTTGGTGTATTCGTTGTAGGTCTGCGCCACGATCACGTCCGAAGGCGTCTTCACCGCGATGGTTTCGTTGCCGCTCGAGTAGGAAACGGTGGATTTCGACTCGGTGATGGTCGGCGCAGTCGAGTCGGTCCACGGGACGACGTTCCAGGTGCTGCCGCTCTGATGGATCTGCGACCAGCTCGCGCGGGTGCCGTTGACCTGCCACGTGCGTTCGATGCGCAGCCGGTCGACGGTGGGATGGACGGGGTTGAAGATCCGATACGAGACGAAGGGTGTGCCGCTGACCGGCCAGGTGCCGTCGCCGTTCGCCGTGGCCCCGATCTGGGTGCGCGCGTAGAACCGTATCCAGAAAGCGGATGCGCCGTCGGCCTGGATGTCGGCGAGGCACTCCTCGGCGTAGACCTGCCGCAGCACGCCGCCGACCGTCACGATGCGCACCGATGGGTGCTCGTGATCGAAGTAGACGGCCGAGGGCGTGAAGGTGGAGGCGCTCAGGGTCGTTTCCCGCAGTTGGATCTCGCCGGCGGAATCGCCGTTGCGGAGGCGGCCCATGCCGACCGACCAGAGGATGCGTCCGGGACGCGGCTCGGCCGCCTCGCCCGCTCCCAGACCGGAGTCGGAGACGATGCGCACCTTCATGTACTCCGTCGTCGTGCCGTCCACGCGCTGGCGCTCGACCTCGTCCATGAGGATCGACCAACCCGTCGGCGGGAAGAAGCGCACCCGCCAGTAGTCGAGTTTCCAGGCGTTGATGCTGCAGAAGTAGGCCTTGCCGGGTTTGAGGTCGGCCGTGCCCGAGCGGCTCCCGTCCTGATTTGCGAAGATCAGGTCTCCGCTCTCCAGGCTGAGCGGCCCGAAGAGGCCGAAGTAGCCGGGGGCCTCGTACTCGGCTTCGTCGTTGGTGCGGTATTCACAATGGACGTCGACGGGGACGGTGACCGGGTCGAGTTCGGTCTGCGCCGCGGCGGGAACGAGCGCGAGAACGAGGACGGGAAGCAGGAGGAGCAGACGTGCGGAACAAGTCGAAGACATCGTGCAGACCTCGCTCAGGGTTGCGGCTCGGGACGGGTTTCGAGCACGTCGCCTCGGTCGGCGTCGGCGCGTCGGTCCGGCCGCGAGCGCGGCTGTTTCGCGAACCACTCCTCCAGTTCCTTCAGTCGCTCGAGCTCGATCTCCTTCTGCGTGTCCACCGCTTCGGCGAGGTCGAGGCGGGCCATCCCCGCCTGCGCGACCTCGTCGTCCGCGTCCAGCGCGAGCGCCTGTCGGTAGAGTCGGCGCGCCTGCGTCGCATCACCGAGCATGCGCTCGTAGGCGTCGCCGAGATTGGCCACCTGTCGCGCCTGATCCTGTCGGCGGGGCGACTTCGAGACGGCACCGCCGATGCGCGCGTCCGCCTCCTTCAGCACCTCGACCAACAGATCGTGCGCCGATTCGTTGCTCAGGTGCGCCGCCAGATCCAAGCAGGCTGCGAACTCCCTCACGCTCGCATCGCGACGCGTGCGATCCGCCCCGCCGCGACGCTCGATCCACGCGCGCAATGCCCCACGCCCTCCCTCGCGCAACTCGATCGGATCGGGCGGGCCGACGGGCTCCACCGGCGTCTGCGCGGCCAGAGGCGCACACGCCACCAGCCACGACACTAGAACGAAGAACCACGAAGCGCGCCGCTTTACGCGACCTGCGACCGAACCGACTTCGATATTGCCCATACGATCAACGACTCAGGCTCCGCCGCGAGCGCGGGGCCTGAAGCGACTCCAACCTGAACCGACGTTACCCCGATCGCGGTTTCGTATGGGGAGCAGGTCGCCTCGCGCGGATCGGGCTGTCGTTCGGCGACGTCGGTTCGGAACCGACGGGCAACGCGTTTACCCCCCCCCGTGCCGAATCGCGCAAGAAGAATGTTCGCGGTCGAGGGGAGATTTTCCGCGTGTCTCGAGTTTTTGGATACGAGGGACGAAATCGAGCGGAAAGACGCGAGGGCGGCCCGACTACCACACGACGGACGGCGCACGACGCGCAGAGGGAGCTGCGTGTCCAACTTGCGGCACTCCGGGCGTGAGGCGCTTCACAAGCGGGCCGTCGCACGACGCGATCAGGGAACGATCGCGTTCACCGGACGAGAGCCTTATGTGATGGGCGCCGCGTCTCCGTCGATCACTCCACCGTGACGGACTTGGCGAGGTTGCGGGGCTTGTCGACGTCGCAGCCGCGCTCGACCGCGATGTAGTAACTGAGCAACTGCACCGGGATGGTCGCGAGCACGGGCATGATCGATTCGTGCGCCTCGGGAATCACGATCGTCTCGTCGGCGAGGTCTTCGGGGATCGGGCACTCTTCGGAATGCACGAGGATCACCTTTCCCTTGCGCGCCTTCACCTCTTGGATGTTCGAGACGACCTTCTGCCAGTTCTCGCCGGACATGGCGAAGAACACGCTCGGACACTCCTCGCTGATGAGCGCGATCGGACCGTGCTTCATCTCGGCCGCGGGATAGCCCTCGGCGTGGATGTAGGAGATCTCCTTGAGCTTGAGCGCGCCTTCGAGCGCGATCGGGAACATCGCCTGCCGGCCGAGGAAGAGGAAGTCGGCGTGGTGCGCGTATCTCTTCGCGATGGCGTGGATGCGATCCGCCTGATCGAGGATCTTGCGCACGTAGTCGGGCACGGACTTCAAGGCCTGCACCATGACGACGCCGTCGGCGAAGCTCATGTCGCGGAGGCGACCGAGGTAGAGCGCGAGCATCGCCGCGATCATGATCTGCGAGGTGAAAGCCTTGGTCGAGGCCACGCCGATCTCGGGACCGGCGTGTTGATAAATGCCGCCGTCCGACTCGCGGGCGATGGTGGACCCGACGACGTTGGTGATGGCGAGCGCCTTGTAGCCTTTGCGCTGGGCTTCGCGCAGCGCGCCGAGGGTGTCGATCGTCTCGCCCGACTGCGTGATGACGAAGACCAGCGTGTTCTTGTCGAGTGGGGCGTTGCGGTAGCGGAACTCGGAGGCGTACTCGACCTCGACCGGAATGCGCGCGAAACGCTCGATCAAATACTCGGCCACGAGGCAGGCGTGCCACGCCGTGCCGCACGCGGTGAAGAGAATGCGGTCGATCTGGCGCAGTTCGCGCGGCGTCATGTTCAGGCCGCCGAACTTGGCCGTGCTGCCGTCGTCGGAGAACCGACCGCGCATCGCGTTCTCGAGCGACGCGGGCTGATCGAATATCTCCTTGAGCATGAAGTGCGGGAAGTCGCCGAGTTCGGCGTCCTCGACGTTCCAACTGATCTTGTCGATCTTGGCTTCCACGCCGTCTTCATTGGTCGTCACGACTTGGAAGCCGTCGCGCTTGATGCTCACGACCTCGTCGTCCTTGAGGTAGACGACGTTGCTGGTGTGCGTGACGATCGCGGAGACGTCGCTGGCGAGGAGGTATTCGCCTTGGCCCACGCCGACGATGAGTGGCGAACCCTTACGGGCGCCGATCAGTTCGTCGGGGTAATCGGTGCACATGACGGCGACGCCGTAGGTGCCTTCGACGTGGCGGAGGGCCTTGCGTACGGCGATGAAGAGGCGGCTCTTGCCGTTGGTCGCGGGCGGCTCCTTGGCGTAGTGGTACGCGACGAGATTGCTCAACGCTTCGGTGTCCGTCTCGGAAGAGAAGGTGTAGCCCTTCTCTTTGAGGAACCGCTTCATGTCGTTGTAGTTCTCGATCACGCCGTTGTGGACGAGCGCGATCTTGCCGTCGCTGGAGACGTGCGGGTGGGCGTTGGCTTCGGTGACGCCGCCGTGGGTGGCCCAGCGCGTGTGGCTGATGCCGAGCGTCCCCTTCATGGGCTCACGCGCGGTGAGTCGGGTGAGCCCCGCGACGCGGCCGGTGGTCTTGGTGACCTTGAATCCTTCTTCGGTGAAGACGGCGATGCCCGCGGAATCGTAGCCGCGATACTCGAGCCGCTTGAGTCCCTCGAGCAGGACCGGTTTGACCGTTTGTTTGCCGATGTAGCCTACGATTCCGCACATAATATTGGAAGGGGACGCCTCGGGACTCGCCGGAAACGGCCGGGAAATCAATCCCCGGCTGATCTCGCCCCGGCCAATCGTGGAAAGCCCTAGCGGACGCTAGGACTTGCGCCGAAGCAGGAGGTTGCGCACCTGCTCGAGGGAGAGCGTATTGATCACGTGTTCCGGCGTGATCCAGCCCTTGCGGGCGACACGCACGCCGGCGTCGACGAAACCGAGCTGGTCGGCGGCGTGGGCGTCGGGGTTGATGCTGCAGAGCACGCCCTTTTCCGTCGCACGTCGCCACCAACGCCAGTCGAGATCGAGGCGGCGGGGGTTGGCGTTGAGTTCGATGATCACGTCGTTGGCGGCGCAGGCGTCGATCACGCGGGCAAGATCGACCTTGCTCGGTTCGCGGGCGAGGAGCAGCCGGCCGGTGGCGTGACCGAGCATCGTAGCGAGCGGATGTTCGACGGCGCGGACGATGCGGCGGGTCATTTCGTCCTCGGGTTGACCGAGCGCGTTGTGGACCGAGACGACGACGTAGTCGAGCTGCGCGAGCACCTCGTCCGGCAGGTCGAGCCGTCCGTCGGCGAGGATGTCGCACTCGATGCCGGCAAAGACGTGCACCGGCGCGCCGCCGGAGGCGTTGAGCCTGCGAATCGTCTCGAGCTGGGCGAGCACGCGGGCCTCGCTCAGCCCGTTGGCCTGAAAGGACGCCTTGGAGTGGTCGGCGATGCCGAGATATTCCCAACCGAGCCTACCTGCGGCGGCAACCATGCCGACGAGCGTGTCGCGTCCGTCGGACTCGGTGGTGTGGTTGTGAAACGAGCCGCGCAGATCGGCGGTCTCGATCAGGCGCGGAAACGCTCCGCGCTCCGCCGCTTCGATCTCGCCTGAGCCCTCGCGCAGTTCCGGCGGTATCCACGCCAGCCCGAGCGCCGCGAACAACGCCGCTTCGTCCGCCGCTCGCGTGGGCGGCGCGGAGTCGGCGGTTTTTCCTTCTGCGATGGTCAACCCCCACTCGCTCAGGCTCCACCCGCGTGCGAGCGCACGCTGACGCATGAGGACGTTGTGCTCCTTCGAGCCGGTGAAGTGATGCAGCGCGAACACGAACTGCGCCTCCGGCACCACACGCAGGTCGGCCTGAATGCCACCGGCGAGCCGCACACTCGACTTGGTCTCCCCGTGAGCCGTGACCTCGACGACGCCCGCCATCGAGGTGAACCACGCCATCACGGAAGCGGGCTCCTCGGCGGCGACGATGAAGTCGAGATCGCCGACCGTCTCGAGGTTGCGGCGCAGGCTGCCGGCGTGCTCGGCGCGGCGCACGGCAGGCAGCGCGCGTAATCCGGCGAGGATCGGCTCTGCGATTTCGAACGCGTCCCACCACAGGTGGCGTTTGCCGTAGGCTTCGCGGTTCTTGATCCCGTCGAGGATCTTTTGCTGGGTTTTCTCGCCGAATCCATCGAGCGTGGCCACGCGACCGTCGCGACAAGCGGCCGCGAGCGCATCGATGGAGTCGACGCCGAGTTTCGTGTGCAACGCGCGCACCTTTTTCGCGCCCATGCCTGGGATCTCCATCATCGCGATCAACCCCGGCGGGACGGCGGCACGCTGTTTCTCGAGAAACTCGAGTCGCCCGGTACCGTGCAGTTCCAAGATCTTCTTCGCGAGCGCGTCGCCGATACCCTTGATCTCCGCGAGGCGCTCCTCGGCGATGACCCGATCGAGATCCTCCGTCAGCGTCTCGATGGTGCGAGCGCCGTTCTGATATGCGCGCACCTTGAACGGGTTTTCGCCCTGCAATTCGAGCAGCAGCGCGATCTCTTCGAGCGCCGCGGCGATGTCGCTTCGGTTCATGGCGCGGATTCTCCGGTCGCGACGAGCCGGGTCAATTCCCGGCGGTCGATCTTGCCCGCGGCGTTGCGCGGCAGTGCAGCGAGGCGCACCCAGCGCTTGGGAATCTGATGCGGCGAGAGCCGTGCGCGCACAAAGGCCTGCAACTCTCCGAGCCGTCCTTCGTCGCACCCGCACACGCAGGCCACGACGATCGCGCCCCACTCCGCGTCCGGCACGGCGACGACCGCCACGTCCGTCGCGAGACGGGACGCGCGTATCGTATTTTCAACTACGCTCGGATCCACCTTCTCGCCCCCCGTCGTGATCCAGCCGTCAGCCCGCCCGAGCACGTGGAGGCGACCACGCGCATCGATGCGACCGAGATCGGAAGTGACGAACTCGCCCGCATCGACCGGCGTCCCGGCATCGTCGCCCCAGTATCCAAGAAACAACGACGTACTCCGCACCCGGATTCTTCCGTCCGCGTCGATCGTCGGAGTCGCGTGCGGCAACGCCTCCAGACCCGGTGTCGCCGCCGACGCGAGAAACTCGTCCGGCCTCGTCGCCGCGATCATCGCCGCGGTCTCGGTCATGCCGTAACACGGCGCGAGCGGTACCCGCGCCTCCCGCGCAGCGTCCAGTAGGGTCGGCCACGCCGCCGCGCCGCCGAGAAAGACGGTCTCGAAACGACGCAACCACGCGACCGCCGCCGGTCGCTCGAGCAGACGCGCGAGCTGGGTCGGGACGAGCGAGAGTTGAACACGCTCCGGTAGATCTTGCGGCAGGTTTCCCGCTTCGACCTCACGCCACGCGACGAGTGCGACGGCGCCTCGCGTTCGCCATGCCCGCACGAGTTGCATGCAGCCGCTCACGTGATGCAGCGGAAGCACGCATACGCTCGACAACGCCCCGCCCCCCGCCCACGTGCGCAGGCCGTCGGCCGCGGCGCACAGGCTCGCCCGCGTGTGTCGGGCGAACCGCACTCCACCGCTCGTGCCTCCGGTCGCGATCATGAACTCGGACTCGTCCGGCGCGGACGCGCAAGCGGTTGCGACCGTCGTCCGTTCCCAACGCGCGCGGCTCTCGTCTTCCACCCAAACGCGTTGCGGCGCGACCGTGTCGCGCACGTGCGCGACATCCGCCACACCCCACGCCGACGAACACAGAAACAATCGCACCGGCACCGGCGAACTCCACGCCGCCGCCATCCCGGCCGCAAACGCCACCGGGTCGACGGCCGCGAGCAGGATCCGCGTCCCCGGCTCGCAATCCGCCAGCTCGGTCGCTCGCTCGCGAGCCAGTGCCGCACACCGACTGCGTTCGCCGCCCGAGAGCCACGCCGCCGAGATCAGCCACGCCGGATCGATCACAGGCGTTTCCATGTCCGTTCGAAAGCATCCACGCCCGAGTCGACGCGCTCCACGACCGGCCGGCCCCAACCGCCCCCCAGACCATCGTCTTCGAAGAAAGCCGCGAC from Opitutales bacterium ASA1 encodes the following:
- the glmS gene encoding glutamine--fructose-6-phosphate transaminase (isomerizing), which encodes MCGIVGYIGKQTVKPVLLEGLKRLEYRGYDSAGIAVFTEEGFKVTKTTGRVAGLTRLTAREPMKGTLGISHTRWATHGGVTEANAHPHVSSDGKIALVHNGVIENYNDMKRFLKEKGYTFSSETDTEALSNLVAYHYAKEPPATNGKSRLFIAVRKALRHVEGTYGVAVMCTDYPDELIGARKGSPLIVGVGQGEYLLASDVSAIVTHTSNVVYLKDDEVVSIKRDGFQVVTTNEDGVEAKIDKISWNVEDAELGDFPHFMLKEIFDQPASLENAMRGRFSDDGSTAKFGGLNMTPRELRQIDRILFTACGTAWHACLVAEYLIERFARIPVEVEYASEFRYRNAPLDKNTLVFVITQSGETIDTLGALREAQRKGYKALAITNVVGSTIARESDGGIYQHAGPEIGVASTKAFTSQIMIAAMLALYLGRLRDMSFADGVVMVQALKSVPDYVRKILDQADRIHAIAKRYAHHADFLFLGRQAMFPIALEGALKLKEISYIHAEGYPAAEMKHGPIALISEECPSVFFAMSGENWQKVVSNIQEVKARKGKVILVHSEECPIPEDLADETIVIPEAHESIMPVLATIPVQLLSYYIAVERGCDVDKPRNLAKSVTVE
- the polX gene encoding DNA polymerase/3'-5' exonuclease PolX, which gives rise to MNRSDIAAALEEIALLLELQGENPFKVRAYQNGARTIETLTEDLDRVIAEERLAEIKGIGDALAKKILELHGTGRLEFLEKQRAAVPPGLIAMMEIPGMGAKKVRALHTKLGVDSIDALAAACRDGRVATLDGFGEKTQQKILDGIKNREAYGKRHLWWDAFEIAEPILAGLRALPAVRRAEHAGSLRRNLETVGDLDFIVAAEEPASVMAWFTSMAGVVEVTAHGETKSSVRLAGGIQADLRVVPEAQFVFALHHFTGSKEHNVLMRQRALARGWSLSEWGLTIAEGKTADSAPPTRAADEAALFAALGLAWIPPELREGSGEIEAAERGAFPRLIETADLRGSFHNHTTESDGRDTLVGMVAAAGRLGWEYLGIADHSKASFQANGLSEARVLAQLETIRRLNASGGAPVHVFAGIECDILADGRLDLPDEVLAQLDYVVVSVHNALGQPEDEMTRRIVRAVEHPLATMLGHATGRLLLAREPSKVDLARVIDACAANDVIIELNANPRRLDLDWRWWRRATEKGVLCSINPDAHAADQLGFVDAGVRVARKGWITPEHVINTLSLEQVRNLLLRRKS